GGTAGAACTCGCCCGCCAGGCCCAGCTGCGAGAGCAGCGAGTCCAGGATCAGGGCCGTGGTATAGTAGGAATAGGCGTCTTCGAAATGCTCCGCCAGCGCTGGGTTCGCCTTGAAGAGGCGCTTCTTGCTGTCGGGGCTGAGCGGCTTGCCCTGCTCCACGGGGTAGCCGAGCTCCTTCGCCTTGTCGGTGAAGGTCCGGATGACGGTGCGGCACTCCTGCCGGATCCGCTTCAGGCGGTCCTTGCCGAAGGCCTCCCGCCCGTTGATGCCCATGCGCTCGGAGAGCTCGCGGAATTCGTCGTTCTTGAGCAGTTTGCCCACTTCCAGCAGGCCTTCGTCCACCTGGAAGCGGCGGCCCTGCTCGAGCGTGTCGGCGAGGCTGTCGCGCAGCCAGCCGAGCAGTTCCTTGTCGTCCTCGGTCAGCGAGTCCAGGATGCGGTCCATCGTCTCGGCGATGAGCGAATCCTTGTCCAGCTCCACCTGGTAGTCCGCGAACTGGCCGATCTCACGGGAGAAGGCCTTGAGCGCCTGCTGGAAGAAGCGGTCGATGGTGCTGACCGAGAAGGCGCCGTAGTCGTGCAGCAACTCGGTCAGGAGGGCCTGCGCCCGGGGGTCGGTCTCGGCCAGCCGCGCGAGGTCGCGCAGGATGCGCGCCTTCATCTCGGCGGTGGCCTTGTTGGTGAAGGTCACCGCGAGGATATGGCGGTACGGCTGCGGCTCGCGGCTTGCCAGCAGCAAGTCGATGTAGGTCTTGGACAACCGGTAAGTCTTGCCCGATCCGGCGCTGGCTTTCAGGATTTTCATCGTCCGCAGATGTTTTTGAAGTCACACCACTGGCAGGTCCTCGCGTCCTCCGTCCGGCTGAAGGGCACGGACAGGTCGGCGATCTCGGCGAGCAGGCCGTCCAGGCGCTCCGCCATCAGGGAGAGGAAGCGCGCGTTGAGCGCGACGTTCTCGATCTCGTGGACGAAAAGCCGGGATGTCCCGTAGATGGAATTGACGATGTCGCAGCCCCTGACCTTGTCGTCGCCGGAGATGAACCGGTCGTAGAGGTAGAGCTGGAGGGCGATCTTGGGCCGCTTGGCGTTGTCCGGGCCGAAGAGCTTCTCCACCACGGTGTCGGCATTCGCTTCCGTGATCAGGAAGTCTTCGTCGGTCACGCGGCCGGTCTTGTAGTCCACCACGCGGACCTGGCCGGGGACGACGCTGTCCAGCCGGTCGATGTAGCCGACGAAGCGGAAGCCGCCGATCTCGGTGTGGCAGCGCTTCTCCAGGCCGAGGATCTCGAAAGCGTCCCGGCCGGCGGAGACCAGCAGCTCGAGGTCGCGCTGGACCGCCTTGCGGACGCAGCGGCAGACCATGTCCTCGAAGAGGATGTTGCGGCCGCTCAGCTCGAAGGTGTGCAGGGTCTCCAGGATATGGCGGCGCACGGTCCGGCCGATGCGGTCGCCCTTCAGCAGCGCCTGCAGGTCCGCACGGGTGACCCGGCGGCCCTCGGGGCCGTAGAGTTCCTGCATGGTCTCATGGAAGACGTTGCCGATGTCGTTGGCCTCCAGCGCCTCCGTCACTTCTTCCTGCTCCTTGAGGCCGCAGACGCTGTGGTAGTAGAACTTGGCCGGGCACACGAGGTAGTTCTGCAGGGCCGAGGCGGAGAGGTTCTTTTCCCGCAGGGCGCGGACATGCTCCTCCGTCTTCGGAATCTGGCTCTCGTCCCCGCCCGTGCTGATCTCCGCCTGCATCACGTAGCGCTTGAGGGGCGCGTGGAAATGCAGCTCCAGCTGCTTGATGTAGCGGCTCTCCTCACCGCCCTTGACGCCCTCGGTGCGGGAGTCGAAGAGCAGCCAGACCTGCCCCGCCCGGCGGATCATCCGGTAGAAATAATACGCCCACACGGCGTCCTGGTATTCGTAGGTCGGCAGGCCGAAGCTCCGGCGCAGCTCGGCCGGCACGAACGACGCCGCCACGCTGCGCCGCGGGAAGATGCCTTCGTTGCAGCTCAGCAGGATGAGGTTGTCGAAGTCGAGGGCGCGCGTCTCCAGCGGGCCCATGACCTGCAGGCCCCGCAGGGGCTCGCCATGGAACGGGTCCGTGATTCCGAGCAGGAGCTTGCCCAGCAGGCGGAAATAGGTGGCCGGCAGAACCTGCAGCGAGCGGCTGCGCAGGCGCCCGACGGCCAGGTAGTATTCGCGGATGAAATCCAGCTCCAGCGCCATGCCGGGCTGCTCGCGCAGGGCGGAGCCGAGGAAGGCGAGCAGCGCGAGCTGGTAGTCCTCCAGGGCGCGCACCTGGGCCTTGTCGCGTTCGCCGGGGGCCTTCGCCACCGGCTGGAAGATCTTGTCGAAGAGCGGCAGGCCGTTCAGGTCGGCCTGCGGGATATAGTAGCGGGCTTCGCCGCGGACCTTCTCCATCCGCGCCTGTCCTTCCTCGCCCGCGAGGGTCTTGAAGATGCTGTTGGAGAAGAGGCTCCAGACCTGCTTGTGGTAGAAGTACCACTGCCCGTCCTTCTCGCGCAGGTGCATCTGGAGCGCGGCCACGTCGTCCATCAGCGCGCTCAGGGCGCTGCCCGACATCGGGTAGCCCATCGTCACGTTGACATCGCGGATGCGCTCCGGCAGGGAGTTGAGCACGCTCATCAGCAGGCCTTCGTCCGGCAGGACGACCGCCGTCTCGATGCCGCCGGCGCCGAGCCGGTCGAGGATGGCCGGGACCTGCTTGGCCTGGCCCACGGCAGAAGGCACGCTCAGCACGTGGATCTGCGGCTCGGGCAGGGGCTCCGGATCGGGCTCGAAGGCCTGGGGGAATTCGAGGACGTTGTCGCGCAGGAAGAAGGAGGATTTGTTGTGCGGGTCGCTGATCCAGCCCTTGCCGTAATCCCAGCAGAACTCCGCAAGATGCGCGTCGCGCAGGCGGCGCATCAGGCGCTTCTCGCACTCGTTGAGGGCGTTGAGCCCGACGAAGACGAACTTGCGCACGTAGCCGAAACGCTCCTGCAGCAGGTCCACGGCGGGCGTGTCCTGCAGGCGCTCCGCGAGGGCCCGGTACACCTGGCCCGCGCAGGACATGCCCTGCTCGCGCAGCCGCGCGTTGAACGCTTCGTAGAGCGGCAGCAGGATGTCCCAGATGCGGCGGAAGGCTTCCTTGTACTTGCCGCCCGTCTGGAAATGGGAAAGGAAATGCCGGATGGCCTCCAGCTGCTTCTCGTCGAGGTATTCGAAGTCGTCCTGGAGCGCGCGGAAGTCCGCGATGTTCTGGAAGAGCCGCTTCGGGTCGACGAGATACTTGTCCACGTCGCCGAAGTCGGACAGCAGTACGCCGCCCCAGAAGATGAATTCGTCCAGGTCCTCGGCCTTGGCGCCCTGCGCCTCGTAGAGGGGCCTGTAGCACTCGTACAGTTCCAGCAGGAGGTGGACCTGGTCGGTCTTCTCCGCCCCCGCGAGGGTGTAGAAGAAATCATCCATCGTATACACCTCCGGAGCGCACAAGGGGCGCCCGGCCTCGGCCACGCAGCCGGCCAGGTATTTCTCGAAGAACAGCTTCGCACGCCGGTTCGGGACGATGAAGCACAGATCTTCAACGCCTCCCTCGGCATAGTAATGCCGCGCCACCTGCTCAAGGAACGGAATCATATCCTACAAAGATAGAAAAAAGATGCAGATTCAGGTGGGCGCGCCGGGCAGGACATGGCACCGCTGCCGGGCAGAGGAGAAAATGCGCAAAATGCGGGGCGGATTACGCAATTACCGCACTGCTTTTCTCAAACGAATCGTTATCTTTGTGATTCAAGTATATCCGTCATGAACAAGCCATTTATTCTACCTTATGAAGGCGGCCTGATCGAGAAGGATCTCCCGGCCGGCATTCTGCATAATTACGAGAAAATCTGGACGGACATCTATCCGGAGGCCGCGCCGGCCGCTTCGGCCGTGGCCGACCTGATCGTCAACGCCATCAACCAGTGTGAAGGACGCCTGTTCCGGCTGGGCCTCACGACCGGCATCACGCCGGCGCCGCTCTACGAGGAGCTCGCCCGCCGTTTCCGCGCCGGCGAGGTGTCTTTCCGCAACGTGGAGGTCGTCTCCATCGATGAATACTACCCTTCTTCCGGCGACGAAGCCCAGAGCCGCAACCACCGCCTCCACGAGGCGCTGCTGGACCAGGTGGACATCCTCCCGGAACACATCCACATCCCGGACGGCACCGTCCCGCAGGCGGAAGTGTCCGACTACTGCGCCGCTTTCGACAAAGTGGCCCGCGGCCTGGACCTGCTGGTGATCGGCATCGGCGAGGAAGGCCAGCTGGGCTTCAACGAAGCCGGCAGCAACGAGAAGACGCGCACCCGCACCGTGCGTCTCTCCTACAGCTCCCGCAAGCGCCAGGCGCGCAATTTCGGCAGCGACCTGTCGGTTACGCCGCAGAGCGCCATCACGATGGGCATCGGCACGATGCTCTCCGCCGGGCACATCATCCTGATGGCCTGGGGCGAAGACAAGGCCGAGGCCGTCAAGGCCATCGTCGAGGGAGAGATCACCACCGCCTGCCCCGCCTCGCTGCTGCAGCGCCACGACCACATCCGCTTCTTCACGGACGCCACGGGCGGCAGCCAGCTGACCCGCGTGGTGGCCCCCTGGCTGGTCGGCCCCTGCGACTGGACGCCGAAGCTCATCCGCAAGGCCGTCGTCTGGCTGTGCGGGGTCGTCGGCAAGCCGATCCTCAAGCTCACGGACAAGGACTACCTGGAGAACTCGCTGGGCGAGCTGCTCGAGTACGCCGGTCCGTTCGACAAGATCAACATCGAGGTCTTCAACGACCTCCAGCATACCATCACCGGCTGGCCGGGCGGCAAGCCGAACGCCGACGACAGCACGCGTCCGGTGGCCGCCGCCCCGTATCCCAAGACGGTGCTCCTCTTCTCGCCGCACCCCGACGACGACGTCATCTCGATGGGCGGCACCTTCATCCGGCTTGTCTCCCAGGGGCACGACGTGCACGTGGCCTACGAGACGTCCGGCAACGTCGCCGTCCACGACGACGTGGTGCTCCAGCATTTCGACGCCGCGTCGATGCTCGGCATGGCCGACCGCTACGACGCCGTCAAGGCCCTGGTGGACGCCAAGGTCCCGGGCGAGCCCGAACCGCGGGAACTGCTGGACCTCAAGGCGGCGATCCGCCGCAGTGAGGCCCGCGCGGCCGTCCGCTCCTTCGGCCTCAACCCCGACACCAACGCCCATTTCCTCAACCTGCCCTTCTACGAATCCGGCAGCATCAAGAAGAAACCCTGCACCCAGGCCGACGTGGACATCATCAAGGACCTGATCCGCTCGCTCAAGCCGCACATGATCTTCATGGCCGGCGACCTCGCCGACCCGCACGGCACGCACCGCGTGTGCACCGAGGCGGCGCTGGAAGCCGTGGAGCAGCTGCGCGCAGAGGGCAACGCCTGGCTCGCCGGGACGCACATCTGGCTCTACCGCGGCGCCTGGATGGAATGGGAGATCGGACGCGTGGACATGGCCGTCCCCCTGAGCCCGGGAGAAGTGGTCATGAAGCGCCACGCCATCTTCCGCCACCTCTCGCAGAAGGACATCGTCCCCTTCCCGGGCGAAGACCCGCGCGAGTTCTGGCAGCGCGCCGAGGAGCGCACGCAGAACACCGCACGCCAGTACGACAGCCTCGGCATGGCCGAGTACCAGGCCATCGAAGTATTCCTGAAACTCTGTTAAAGATATGAAAGTCATCATCCGCGACAATGCCAGGGAGGGCGGCCTGTGGGCCGCGCACTACATCGCCTCCCGCATCCGGGAGAAAGCCGCCAGGACCGACGAGCCCTTCGTGCTGGGCCTGCCCACCGGCTCCACCCCGCTCAACACCTACGCCGAGCTCGTCCGCATGGTCAAGGCCGGCGAAATCTCCTTCAAGAACGTCATCTCCTTCAACATGGACGAATACGCCGGCCTGCCTGTGGAGCATCCCGAGAGCTACCATTCCTTCATGTTCAAGAACCTCTTCGACCACATCGACGAGCCGCTGGAGAACATCCATATCCTCAACGGCAACGCCGCCGACCCGGCCGCCGAGTGCGCCGCCTACGAGCGCGCCATCGAGCAGGCGGGCGGCATCGACCTCTTCCTCGGCGGCATCGGCGAGGACGGTCACATCGCCTTCAACGAGCCGTTCTCCCCGCTCTCTTCCCGCACGCGCCTGGTGACCCTCACGCAGGACACCCGCGAGGTCAATTCCCGCTTCTTCGGCGGCGACCCCGAGGCCGTGCCCGCCCAGGCGATGTCTGTGGGCGTCGCCACCGTGATGGACGCCCGCGAGGTGGTCATCCTCGCCTTCGGCTCCAAGAAGGCGCGCGCCCTGGCCAGCGCCATCGAGGGCCCGATGTCCCACTACAACACGGTGAGCGCATTACAGAATCACCCCGCCGGCATCATCGTCTGCGACGAGGCTGCGATCGGCGAGGTGAAAGTCAACAGCTACCGCTATTTCAAAGCCGTAGAGGCCGCGGAGAGCCGTTTATAGGTTCTTGAAACTGATCTTGTAGAGCTTGGACGTGGTATCGTCGCCCACCCAGATGCACTGGCGGTCGCGGTCCACGTACAAGCTTTCTCCGTTATCGATGAAGGGCACCGGATAGGAGGCGATCACCTTGCCCTCCAGGGTGCAGAGATTGACCGTGCGGAGCTCGCTGTCCGGAATCCAGAGCGCGTTGCGCACCGGGTCATAGCAGAGACCGGAGATATCCTCGATGCCTTCCGTGATCTCAATACGGTCCAGGATGCCCTCGGTCGGCGAGAAGCGGATCAGCAGGCGCGGATCCGCCTGGTTGCCGACCAGCAGCGTGCCGTCGTTCATCCAGGTGATGGCCTCGAGACCGCTGTTGGTCCGGTAGCCCGCTTCCTTGATCACGCCGAGCAATTCGGACTCCTTGTATTCCGGAGCGCGCAGCCGCCGGATTTCCTGCCTGCCCTCGACGACATAGTAGACATCGCGGGTGGCCGGGTCGATCGTGACGCCCTCGCAGTCCATATGACGCTCTACGAAGAAGGGTTTCGTCTCCCCCGTCCAGCTGACGGCGTAGACGCCCTTCTCGTCGGACGCGGCCAGCATGCCGTCGCCGTCCGGCGCCAGGCAGAGGCCGGACACTTCGGGGACCTGCGTGTCGACCGTGGTATAATCGCCCATCACGGGCAGGGCGGCCTGCTGCTTGAAGGCGTCCCAGTCATAATAGGGCCAGTTGTCCGCGGGCAGCGGGAGCCGGGCCTCGCGGCCGTTGAGCAGGACCTTGAAGAGGACCTTCGGCGAACGCTTGCTGCGGTAGAAAACGAACTGGAGGTTGGCGCCCATCGGCACTTCGTGCAGCTGGCACCAGACCGGGATCTCGTCCGGGTCGGCGACGTCGTGGCCGAAGCCGTTGACATCGAGCGTCATCAGCAGCGGCAGGAAGGTGTAGTCGTGGCCGAAGCGCAGGTCGGCACCCCGCTCGCCGCCGGCGATGCGTTCGTCGGCCCTGGCGATGATGTCCTCCACGATCGGCTGGTAGCCCAGGTGCGTAGGCCAGGCGTTGGCGTAGAACTGGAAGTCGTCCACCTTCCAGAGCGCGACGCGCTCCTCCGGGGTGAAGATGTCCGTGAAGTTCAGGTCGGTGTCGATGCCGTCCATGCCGCCGGCGAAGAAGTAGAGGTAGGACACGAAGTCCCAGCCCTCAGTCTCGGGCACGGCCTTGAAAGGCTCCTTGAACAGGCGCCCGAGGATGGCGCGCCAGTCCACCGTGCGCTCGACATACTGCTCCCAGGTCTCCCCGAAACGGAGCGGCGTGCGGAGGTAGTTGTCGTTGCGGAACGGGTTCTTGCCGTCGAGCGGCAGGATGGCGGGCAGGAAGCTGACGCCGAAATTCTCGAAGATGTCCAGCTTCGCGTCCTGCGCCTTCAGGCCCAGGCAGAAGGCGGACATCGTCATCACGCAGCGCGTGGAGGTGGAGGTCCAGGCGCGCACGGCCGCGTCTTTCCCGAACACCTTCGGGAAATTGGCGTACATCCGCCCGGCCAGCTCCTGCTGTTGCTGCCAGCCCTTGCGGGAAAGGTCGCCGACGCGGTAGCGCACGGACGGGTAGAGCCCGTCGAAGCGCTCCTTGAAGGAGGCGCCGAGCGCCGTCAGGTTGTCGCTTTCGGCGGCCGCCCCGAACACGTCGTGGATCTTGTCGTAGATGTCGCTCTGCCAGGCATAGCGGGCGCCGTGACGGCCATAATGGCTGATGTAGAAAGGCTCGTAGCCCTTCGGCGCGCGCGTCAGTTCGACCGGCCCGGTCGGACAGAGGTAGTCCGTCCCGGAAAGGTATTCCGGATGGGCCTGCAGCTGGTCGAAGATGTCGGTTTGCTGGGCCCCTGCGCTCAGGCAGAGCGCCAGCAGGGGCAGGATGAGAAGTCGGTTGGTCATATCTTGCGTTTATGTTGGTTCCGTTCGCGCCACTCGTTCGGCGAGCAGCCGTAGATCTGCTTGAAGCGGCGGGAGATGCTCTTGGTGTCGTTCTCGCCCAGGGAGAGGGCGATGCCCACGACCTGGTCGTCGGTGTCCAGGAGCAGCTCGGCGAAGCGCTTGATCTTCAGGTCGGAGATATACTGGTAGAGGGTCTGCCCGGTCACGGCCTTGAAGCGGCGCTCCAGCAGGCGGCGGGACAGGGCGACCTCCGCGATCACGTCCTTGACGGAGATCTTCTTCTGGTAGTTGCGGTGGATGAACTGGACAGCCTTCTGGATCTGGGCGTCGTCCGTGGCGAAGGCCGCCGTGGAGATGCGCCCTACGAGCTTGACCGGTTTCAGGACGATGTCCTCGTACGGCGCGTCCGGGTTGGCGACGAGCTTCTCGATGAGCTCGGCCGTGCGGTAGCCGCCTTCCTCGATGTCCACGAAGATGCTGGACAGGGTGGTGCTCCCGAGGCTGCAGAGCAGCTCGTCGTTGTCCACGCCGATGATGGAGACGTCGCCCGGGATCTGGATGCCGGCGGCGTGGCAGGCCTCGATCAGGTTGTTGCCCTGGTTGTCGTCGCAGGCCATGATGCCGATCGGCTTGGGCACCATCCGGAGCCAGTCGCGCAGGCGGTCCCGCTCATAGTACCACAGGTGGTCGATCTCCTGCAGGTTGTAGGCATAGAAGGAATTGCCGTAGCCCGCGGCCTCCACCTCGCGGCGGAAGCCCTCGCAGCGTTCGTCCGACCAGCAGACTTCGTTGAAACCGAAGAATCCGAAGTTGCGGAAACCGCGGTCGATGTAGAAGCGCGCGGCCATCCGGCCGGTGCCCAGATAGTCCGCCGTGATGTTGGGGATGGTCTGGAAGCGCTTCTTGAAGTCCTGGGCCACGACCACGATGCCGTTCTTGCGGAACAGGCTGATGTCGTCGGTCTCCTCGAACTGTCCGATGACGGCGTCAGCGCCCCAGTCTTTGGCGAACTTCACCACGCCGGGCAGGCCGATCTTCTCCTTGAAGGCGGGCGGCATGCGGCAGATGGCCCATTGTTCCTTGCGGCGCGAATAGCGGACAATCCCCTGGAGGAGCTTGTTCGGGAAGGACTCCGTGAAGTCGGTGATGAAAAGCAGGTGCAGCATATCAGTGGCGGTGATAGGAAATGCCGAGGCTGTCGTAGTAGGGATATTCGTGGTCCGTGACGATGCTGAAGAAGTGGTCGAAGTCGGCGACGAAGGCCGGGTCGTCCGGGGCGGTCGTGCCGGCCCAGGACGGGCTGGCGTTCCAGCCGCGCTCGAACAGGCCGAGCGACTTCGGGAAGAAGTAGTACGTCACGTGGTCGAAGCAGCGGATCGTCTCGGCCCAGAGGTGGCCCTCGACGCCGATGATGTGCGGCCGGGAGGCCGGGGTCAGCGCGGGCTTGCCCTCGCCGGAATGCGTCAGGTCGACCGGGTTGCAGTAGTCGTCCCAGCGGACGGAACGGTACATGTCGTAGGGCTGCAGGGAGAAGCTACGGCGCTCGTCCACGAAGCCGCCCCAGGAGTGTCCGCGCTCGGTCTTGCCGTAGTTGTAGGCGAAGTCCATGTAGCAGTTGGGGGCGCTGGAGATGACGACGGGCAGGCCTTCGGCGGCAAACTCATACGGGAGCACGTCGCGGCCGTGCGAGACGGTCCACAGGTTGGTCAGGGCGAGGTTGGCGCGGAGCCGCGCGAGCGTGGCGGGCGTGACGTGCTGGCAGACGTCCTGCCAGCCGCCCAGCTTGATGCCGCGCGCCTCGGCGATGTCCATCAGCCGGTTCAGGAAGTATTCCTTCAGCCAGCCGATGTCGGTGCGGCCGTTCTCGGCCAGCAGCGCGGCGCAGGCCGGCGAGCCGGTCCAGGCGCCGTCCGGCACCTCGTCGCCGCCGATGTGGATGGCCTCGAGCGGCACCCCGGCCTCGGCGTAGAGCGCGATCAGGCCGTCGAAGACGGTCTCGAAGAAAGTATAGGTGGACGGCAGGGCCACGTTCATCACGTTGTCGGTGTAGTCCTGCACGGATTCGTAGACGGAAGTGTCCGCCGGCTCGGAGAGCAGGCAGCTGCGGTCGCCAGTCCGCTGCGCACGCACCTCCATCGACTTGACCGCGGCGCGGGAATGGCCCGGAGTGTCAAATTCGGGGATGATGCGGATATGGCGCTCGTTGGCGTAGCGCAGGATTTCGACGAAGTCGGCGTGGGAGTAATAGCCGTTGCCCGGGGAGTCGTCGCCCGGCCGTGCCGCGACACAGTAGGTCGGCTGCAGGCCGTCCGGCTCGGCGATTGTGCCGTCCTCGCGGAGGACCGGCAGGCAGCGGGCGGCGCCGTAGGAGGTGAGCTCCGGCAGGGCGTCGATCTCGATGCGCCAGCCTTCGTCGTCGCCGAAGTGCAGGTGCAGGAAGCTGGCCTTATAGGAAGCCATCAGGTCGATCAGGCGCAGCAGGTCGGCCTTCTGGGTAAAGTTGCGGCTCACGTCGAGCATCAGACCGCGCCAGGGCAGGTCCGGCCAGTCGGTGACGACGGCGGCCGGCACGGCGGCGCCCTGCGCGTTGCGGCGCAGGCGTCCGAGCGTAACGGAAGCGTAGTATGCGCCGTCTTCGTCGGCCGCCTCGACACGGACGGCGCCGTCGGCGAGCGTGATCCGGTACCAGCCGGGGCGCTGTCCGTCGACGTAGGAGACGGTCGGTTCCGCAGCCGGGTCGGTCTCGCCTTCCAGGCGCTTCACTTCCTTGAGCCGGGGAATGATATCATAGACACCCGTTTCCACGTGGGAGTAGTCGAAACTGTGGACGGGTTCGGACGGCAGGAAACGGTATTCGGCCGTCACGGCGACGGGCTTGCCGCCCTTGCGCTGCAGGAAGAATCCTTCCGGCGCGCGGCACTGGTTGACCAGCGGCCGCGCCTCATAGCGCAGCGTCATCGCGGCGCCCTTCGTATCGGCCGTCGGAACGACGCGGTAGAGCGTGCCGCTGATGTGCTCGATGGTGCCGGGCGCGTCCGTCTCCATCGTGACGGGGGTGCGGAACTGGCTGAACCAGACGGTCCACTCCGTGCCGGCAGGCGGGTTCTGGATCTCCATCGTATGAAGCGCCCGACCACTCTCGGGGTCGGTAACGCCCTCAGTCCAAACAATATGACAATTTGGGGTGCAGGCTACGCAAAACGCGCACGCGATAAAAAGGAGAAAATAGCTTTTAGTGTTCACAATCAGTGCGTTTTTTAATACAGCACAAATATGAATAATATTAAAGACCGAGGCAATCGAATGACGCAAATTGCGTGCCTAAATACGCAAGATTGTTTTTGTGCTTTCAATCTAATCCATAATTTTGCAAAAAAATCACACAGCAAATGACACTTGGAATTGACGTCGGAGGAACCAATCTGGTCCTGGGCCTGGTCCAGGACGGCAAGATTGTCAAGCGGGTCTCCACCCCCTGGTTCCCCCGCGAAGCCAGCCTGGAACAGACGATCGACATCCTGTCGGAGCAGATCTCCGGCATCATCACCCCGGACACCGAAAAGATCGGCATCGGCGTCCCGTCCGTCGTGGACATCCACCGGGGCATCGTATACGACACCGCCAACATTCCCTCCTGGACGGAAGTCCCCCTCAAAGACCTGCTGGAAGCGCGCTTCCACCTGCCCGTATCGCTCAACAACGACGCGAACTGCTACGCGATGGGCGTGTATGAGGGTTATCCCGCCGACGCCAAGCCAGAGGTCCTCGTCGTGATCACGCTCGGCACGGGCGTGGGAATGGGCATCGTGGACCGCGGCCGCCTCTTCTGCGGCGCCAACTGCGGCGC
The sequence above is a segment of the Bacteroidales bacterium WCE2004 genome. Coding sequences within it:
- a CDS encoding transcriptional regulator, AraC family, encoding MLHLLFITDFTESFPNKLLQGIVRYSRRKEQWAICRMPPAFKEKIGLPGVVKFAKDWGADAVIGQFEETDDISLFRKNGIVVVAQDFKKRFQTIPNITADYLGTGRMAARFYIDRGFRNFGFFGFNEVCWSDERCEGFRREVEAAGYGNSFYAYNLQEIDHLWYYERDRLRDWLRMVPKPIGIMACDDNQGNNLIEACHAAGIQIPGDVSIIGVDNDELLCSLGSTTLSSIFVDIEEGGYRTAELIEKLVANPDAPYEDIVLKPVKLVGRISTAAFATDDAQIQKAVQFIHRNYQKKISVKDVIAEVALSRRLLERRFKAVTGQTLYQYISDLKIKRFAELLLDTDDQVVGIALSLGENDTKSISRRFKQIYGCSPNEWRERNQHKRKI
- a CDS encoding glucosamine-6-phosphate deaminase; protein product: MNKPFILPYEGGLIEKDLPAGILHNYEKIWTDIYPEAAPAASAVADLIVNAINQCEGRLFRLGLTTGITPAPLYEELARRFRAGEVSFRNVEVVSIDEYYPSSGDEAQSRNHRLHEALLDQVDILPEHIHIPDGTVPQAEVSDYCAAFDKVARGLDLLVIGIGEEGQLGFNEAGSNEKTRTRTVRLSYSSRKRQARNFGSDLSVTPQSAITMGIGTMLSAGHIILMAWGEDKAEAVKAIVEGEITTACPASLLQRHDHIRFFTDATGGSQLTRVVAPWLVGPCDWTPKLIRKAVVWLCGVVGKPILKLTDKDYLENSLGELLEYAGPFDKINIEVFNDLQHTITGWPGGKPNADDSTRPVAAAPYPKTVLLFSPHPDDDVISMGGTFIRLVSQGHDVHVAYETSGNVAVHDDVVLQHFDAASMLGMADRYDAVKALVDAKVPGEPEPRELLDLKAAIRRSEARAAVRSFGLNPDTNAHFLNLPFYESGSIKKKPCTQADVDIIKDLIRSLKPHMIFMAGDLADPHGTHRVCTEAALEAVEQLRAEGNAWLAGTHIWLYRGAWMEWEIGRVDMAVPLSPGEVVMKRHAIFRHLSQKDIVPFPGEDPREFWQRAEERTQNTARQYDSLGMAEYQAIEVFLKLC
- a CDS encoding glucosamine-6-phosphate deaminase, whose protein sequence is MKVIIRDNAREGGLWAAHYIASRIREKAARTDEPFVLGLPTGSTPLNTYAELVRMVKAGEISFKNVISFNMDEYAGLPVEHPESYHSFMFKNLFDHIDEPLENIHILNGNAADPAAECAAYERAIEQAGGIDLFLGGIGEDGHIAFNEPFSPLSSRTRLVTLTQDTREVNSRFFGGDPEAVPAQAMSVGVATVMDAREVVILAFGSKKARALASAIEGPMSHYNTVSALQNHPAGIIVCDEAAIGEVKVNSYRYFKAVEAAESRL
- a CDS encoding PD-(D/E)XK nuclease superfamily protein, translating into MIPFLEQVARHYYAEGGVEDLCFIVPNRRAKLFFEKYLAGCVAEAGRPLCAPEVYTMDDFFYTLAGAEKTDQVHLLLELYECYRPLYEAQGAKAEDLDEFIFWGGVLLSDFGDVDKYLVDPKRLFQNIADFRALQDDFEYLDEKQLEAIRHFLSHFQTGGKYKEAFRRIWDILLPLYEAFNARLREQGMSCAGQVYRALAERLQDTPAVDLLQERFGYVRKFVFVGLNALNECEKRLMRRLRDAHLAEFCWDYGKGWISDPHNKSSFFLRDNVLEFPQAFEPDPEPLPEPQIHVLSVPSAVGQAKQVPAILDRLGAGGIETAVVLPDEGLLMSVLNSLPERIRDVNVTMGYPMSGSALSALMDDVAALQMHLREKDGQWYFYHKQVWSLFSNSIFKTLAGEEGQARMEKVRGEARYYIPQADLNGLPLFDKIFQPVAKAPGERDKAQVRALEDYQLALLAFLGSALREQPGMALELDFIREYYLAVGRLRSRSLQVLPATYFRLLGKLLLGITDPFHGEPLRGLQVMGPLETRALDFDNLILLSCNEGIFPRRSVAASFVPAELRRSFGLPTYEYQDAVWAYYFYRMIRRAGQVWLLFDSRTEGVKGGEESRYIKQLELHFHAPLKRYVMQAEISTGGDESQIPKTEEHVRALREKNLSASALQNYLVCPAKFYYHSVCGLKEQEEVTEALEANDIGNVFHETMQELYGPEGRRVTRADLQALLKGDRIGRTVRRHILETLHTFELSGRNILFEDMVCRCVRKAVQRDLELLVSAGRDAFEILGLEKRCHTEIGGFRFVGYIDRLDSVVPGQVRVVDYKTGRVTDEDFLITEANADTVVEKLFGPDNAKRPKIALQLYLYDRFISGDDKVRGCDIVNSIYGTSRLFVHEIENVALNARFLSLMAERLDGLLAEIADLSVPFSRTEDARTCQWCDFKNICGR
- a CDS encoding Histidine phosphatase superfamily (branch 2), whose protein sequence is MTNRLLILPLLALCLSAGAQQTDIFDQLQAHPEYLSGTDYLCPTGPVELTRAPKGYEPFYISHYGRHGARYAWQSDIYDKIHDVFGAAAESDNLTALGASFKERFDGLYPSVRYRVGDLSRKGWQQQQELAGRMYANFPKVFGKDAAVRAWTSTSTRCVMTMSAFCLGLKAQDAKLDIFENFGVSFLPAILPLDGKNPFRNDNYLRTPLRFGETWEQYVERTVDWRAILGRLFKEPFKAVPETEGWDFVSYLYFFAGGMDGIDTDLNFTDIFTPEERVALWKVDDFQFYANAWPTHLGYQPIVEDIIARADERIAGGERGADLRFGHDYTFLPLLMTLDVNGFGHDVADPDEIPVWCQLHEVPMGANLQFVFYRSKRSPKVLFKVLLNGREARLPLPADNWPYYDWDAFKQQAALPVMGDYTTVDTQVPEVSGLCLAPDGDGMLAASDEKGVYAVSWTGETKPFFVERHMDCEGVTIDPATRDVYYVVEGRQEIRRLRAPEYKESELLGVIKEAGYRTNSGLEAITWMNDGTLLVGNQADPRLLIRFSPTEGILDRIEITEGIEDISGLCYDPVRNALWIPDSELRTVNLCTLEGKVIASYPVPFIDNGESLYVDRDRQCIWVGDDTTSKLYKISFKNL